In the Deferribacter desulfuricans SSM1 genome, ATTGGGGATTTGATAGCCAATTCTGTTTGGAACAGTTTAGATTCTTGGTCTTTAACTGCATTACCCCTTTTTATTTTGATGGGTGAAATCCTTTATAGAACAGCTATTTCAACAAAATTATTAAATGGGCTTTTACCTTGGCTTACTAAAGTACCAGGAAAATTGCTTCACATAAATGTTTTTGCTTGTTCACTTTTTGCTGCGGTATCTGGATCTAGTGCTGCTACTACTGCAACAGTTGGTCAAATAACATTACATGAATTGACAAAAAGAGGTTATGATAAAAGATTAGCTTTAGGATCGCTTGCAGGAGCTGGTACACTCGGTTTTTTAATACCACCAAGTTTGATTATGATTATTTATGGTGTCTTGTCTGATACTTCTATAGGGAAGCTTTTTATAGGTGGTATTTTGCCAGGGCTGTTACTTGCAGGGATGTATTCTACCTATATTATAATAGTTACACTTATCAAACCTAATGTTGTTCCAAAAGATGATGAAAAATACTCCTTTAAAGACAAGTTAATGCAATCTAAGGAGATTTTACCTGTAATATTTTTGATATTTATAGTATTGGGAGGTATTTATTTAGGTTTTACAACCCCAACAGAAGCTGCTGCAATAGGTGTAATAGGGTCTTATTTACTTGCCATTTTGTTTAAAAATTTAACATGGGAAAATTTTAAAACATCCCTTTTAAATGCAGTAAAAACTACATGTATGATCTCTTTTATAATTATGGGTGCTGCTTTTCTTTCTCAAGTGGTGGGTTTTGTAGGCATAGCAAGGGCATTAAGTGAATATATTGCAAGTCTTAATCTATCCCCCTATGTGTTAATATTTGTTGTGGGATTGATGTATATATTTCTCGGTATGATATTGGATGGGATCTCTATGGTAGTCATGACTTTACCGATTGTTTTACCTATAGTAACTATGGCTGGGTTTGACCCTTTATGGTTTGGTATATTTTTAGTTTTTATGGTGGAATTAGCTCAAATTACACCTCCTGTGGGTTTTAGTCTTTTTGTAATACAGGGGATTTCAGGTGAGGATATTTCTACTATTTTAAGAGCTACTTTTCCATTTTTTATGATAATGATTCTTATGGTTATACTTATAACTATGTTTCCTCAGATAGTTGAATATTTACCTAATCATATGATTAGGTAAGTTTCATGATGAATGTTTTATTACTTTGTGATGACCATTCCTTCTTGTATCAGAAGCAGCAAAGTCTTTGCCTGCAGCGTGAACTCCGCCGAAATACATATTAAACTCATCAAATTTTACTGTATCATACTGCTCTTCAACCTCTTTTATAAATTCTCTTGGAAAACCTTGCTCATAATAAACTATATTGTTTTCAAAATGGATTCTTGGTGAATTTATACTTTTATCCAGCGATAATTTTTTTATTATAAAGTTGTAAATAGTATTTAAAATAGCGCTTCTAATTCTATTACTTCCTGCACTGCCAAGTGCTAAATAAAATTCTCCATTTTTTGTAATTATCGTGGGGCTCATCATGGAAAATAACCTTTTATTTTTTGGCCAGTTGAAAAAGCCGAAAAAGTTTAAATCTTCTTCTCCTAGCATATTGTTCATCATAAAACCAGTGTTTGAGATAACAACACCACAGCCTTCACCATTACTTGTGGTGCAGCTTACAGCATTGTGATCTTTGTCAACAATACTAAAATGTGTTGTATTCCCTAAGTCCTTTTTACTATACAAATATCTGTTAATAAAATCTATATACTTTTCTTTTGAAATATTTATAAATAGATCCAAATTTTCTTCTTTGAAAAAAGAATTTCTATACAGAGATGTTTCTTTGATTACTTCTACTAAATCTGAAAGGGAATTTTTAGAAATATGATTATACTTTTCTAAAAACTTAAATGAAAAATATAATAACATCCCTCCTATTGATGATTTAAAAGGAAGATGTAGCTCATAGCCATCTAAACTTATGGTTAAAGGAGTGTTATGCTCAACAGAATAATTCATTAAATCAGATTTTTGCAACAAGCCCCCATTTTTATTGTAAATCGATTCTATTTGATCAGCTATTTCCCCGTTATAAAAAACATCTACCCCTTTTTTGATAAGTGTTTTAAGGAAATTTGCATATTCAAAGTTTTTAAAAAAGGTTTTATCATTTAGTAATGTTCCATTTATGACAAATTGCTTTTTACTTTCCTCGGTTGCTAAAAAAATAGGGGCTAATAGGTCATTTATCACATAAGAGATAAAAGGGCTTATATAAAACCCTTGTTCAGCAAGTTTTATGGGGTATTCAAGACAATCTGATAAAGGTAAACACCCCTTTTCTTGATGAACTGTCAAAATACCAGCAAGATTTCCAGGAACAGCTGTGGAAGCATAACCTACATGAAAGGTTTGCACAGCAGATTTAAAATCAACATTTACTGGGTAAAAGTTTTTCTCTTTTGTATTTTTTGATGGAACATTTACGAAAAAATCATAATATTTGACATCTTTTGTTTTTGCGTCAAAATATGTGAGGTAGCCTCCACCAGCAGGGCTTGTGAGGGGTAATTCTGCTAAACAAGCTGTAAAAAAAGATGATACTGCCGCATCAAAGGCATTCCCACCTTTTTCTAAAGTATTTATTGCAGATTGCATTGTGTGATAATCACCAGCAGAAACGGCACAAAAAAATCTTTTCATATCTCACCTAATTTGCACAGATTTAAAAGGTTATTAAACTTATTGTAATTTTCTAACAATTTGTATGAAATACTA is a window encoding:
- a CDS encoding gamma-glutamyltransferase, which codes for MKRFFCAVSAGDYHTMQSAINTLEKGGNAFDAAVSSFFTACLAELPLTSPAGGGYLTYFDAKTKDVKYYDFFVNVPSKNTKEKNFYPVNVDFKSAVQTFHVGYASTAVPGNLAGILTVHQEKGCLPLSDCLEYPIKLAEQGFYISPFISYVINDLLAPIFLATEESKKQFVINGTLLNDKTFFKNFEYANFLKTLIKKGVDVFYNGEIADQIESIYNKNGGLLQKSDLMNYSVEHNTPLTISLDGYELHLPFKSSIGGMLLYFSFKFLEKYNHISKNSLSDLVEVIKETSLYRNSFFKEENLDLFINISKEKYIDFINRYLYSKKDLGNTTHFSIVDKDHNAVSCTTSNGEGCGVVISNTGFMMNNMLGEEDLNFFGFFNWPKNKRLFSMMSPTIITKNGEFYLALGSAGSNRIRSAILNTIYNFIIKKLSLDKSINSPRIHFENNIVYYEQGFPREFIKEVEEQYDTVKFDEFNMYFGGVHAAGKDFAASDTRRNGHHKVIKHSS
- a CDS encoding TRAP transporter large permease, encoding MISDPLLLSIVMFGIMFLFLLSGLWIGFSLFAAAISGMLLYKFNLPPTISIWSKIGDLIANSVWNSLDSWSLTALPLFILMGEILYRTAISTKLLNGLLPWLTKVPGKLLHINVFACSLFAAVSGSSAATTATVGQITLHELTKRGYDKRLALGSLAGAGTLGFLIPPSLIMIIYGVLSDTSIGKLFIGGILPGLLLAGMYSTYIIIVTLIKPNVVPKDDEKYSFKDKLMQSKEILPVIFLIFIVLGGIYLGFTTPTEAAAIGVIGSYLLAILFKNLTWENFKTSLLNAVKTTCMISFIIMGAAFLSQVVGFVGIARALSEYIASLNLSPYVLIFVVGLMYIFLGMILDGISMVVMTLPIVLPIVTMAGFDPLWFGIFLVFMVELAQITPPVGFSLFVIQGISGEDISTILRATFPFFMIMILMVILITMFPQIVEYLPNHMIR